In Aestuariibaculum lutulentum, one DNA window encodes the following:
- a CDS encoding FKBP-type peptidyl-prolyl cis-trans isomerase: protein MSQVKENDTVRVHYTGKLSDGQIFDTSAEREPLEATLGQGLLIPGFEKAIIDMKVNEKKTVTIPKEEAYGDIQEELFHKVDNAQLPEEVKPEVGMGLVSRGEDGREHQFRVAQVNDDHIIVDGNHPLAGQDLTFELELIEIK, encoded by the coding sequence ATGAGTCAAGTAAAAGAAAATGATACCGTAAGAGTACATTACACAGGAAAATTAAGCGATGGTCAAATTTTTGATACCTCTGCAGAAAGAGAGCCTTTAGAGGCAACTTTAGGGCAAGGGCTTCTAATTCCTGGATTCGAAAAGGCTATCATTGACATGAAAGTAAACGAGAAAAAGACCGTAACAATTCCTAAAGAAGAGGCTTATGGCGATATTCAAGAAGAATTATTTCATAAAGTAGATAACGCTCAGTTACCGGAAGAGGTTAAACCAGAAGTAGGTATGGGCTTAGTGTCTAGAGGTGAAGATGGAAGAGAGCACCAATTTAGAGTAGCGCAGGTAAATGATGATCATATTATTGTTGATGGTAACCACCCCTTAGCAGGTCAGGATTTAACTTTTGAGCTGGAATTGATTGAAATTAAATAG
- a CDS encoding hybrid sensor histidine kinase/response regulator transcription factor, translated as MLSIKKYILLGIIVWISTFSFGQNHINFKPLTPTVNNKSVSVTRTIQDDLGNIWMLCSNGILIYDGYNYKTITNNTIFKGSSDRVVNVIKDHKNNLWLTSTEGTLVKFEADNGQFKKVNNLINNKKVKALYSKGQSLWFATKEGILYRHKDSKTDSITQITHNNLPVNNIIGIATINSSHIYLSTDNGKIFNFDINKKILSELIGEFTDYPGIIVLTTDTNDRLWIGTETYGIFVYDTIKKQFIQNELFEGEKYNVNKEMFLTLYNDSDGYIWGGTDGGGLYKINPYTGDINLFFKQDANEFSLGSNTILDINEDNHKNLWICTNYGKLSVLPNVDNNINYHEGSANHTPQRILSIYKSSKNDLWIGTDGSGLTKVTFDASGRSREKQYFNNLALSRGFYIQSITEDQNQNIWFGTYRNGLWFHDTKQDTFKKIDILNNKNQEATDVRTVYTDLKGRIWAGSNISVNIYSSNKELLASFENNTNGLQGSITESIIEDNSGTIWLGLYDGGLFKFNENLKNLKASSFTNISNIKKTNSGAISSIKSMTIGAPGTLWLVNHQSKLVKFNIKTNTFSTIEDINIPKDVNLAAIVKEDNDNLWLSSSNGIFHLNTITSNVKSYYSSDGLQDNIFLSRSAFRDSKGMLYFGGNNGLNYFYPNKISKKESTPQLYINTIEILNQPIEQLLPEFGNLEAYNTQPLKLKSDQSSFSFKFSAIDNVLDPKYHYAYRLKSFNDNWIISGQERLATYTNIPYGNYVFEVKAGTKKDNWNIPPKQIAVSIAPPLWQSSAAYIIYFIILCLVIYASRKWYLLKNKLLFEKLNHKKENELYDLKMNFFAKMSHEIQTPITLILGPLDDMLKRSQENGNMLLNQRLKIIENNSKRLSKIARELTLIRNKELNELKLLATKNNLYNHIDEIAVSFKELARKKRIDFAINCPKNLHSAWYDKEKIEHVIYNLLSNAFKFTPKEGNVLLNVIPFDSKKQIKVSVSDTGSGIPKDELELTFNLFYQSNTSKKNKGSGIGLALTKELIDLHKGHIEVESSEVEGTIFTFTIPIVKDAYRESELIVTDDSNDVIYEESEEETSTPTEKTEKDLSKKTILIVEDNYDLQSFLKELLVNDYNILLAENGAEGYHYAKSNFPDLILSDIMMPKMDGIEMCLLLQEDSLTKHIPVIMLTAKNSTNSKISGLKSGAIEYINKPFNTNELLLKVKNIISSKEHIISKYRKEIISSPEIEVEKTQDEIFLENMTSIINAKLNDDGFKIEDLAESLNMSYSSLYRKCQALTGKNLVDYIRLIRLKRAAVLITKFGYTISEAAFAVGFNDPKYFSKCFKKQYDRSPKEFGKEASKIGIDNYLKAHNLEQFSNSVN; from the coding sequence ATGCTTTCTATAAAAAAATATATACTTCTTGGTATTATTGTTTGGATATCAACTTTTTCATTTGGTCAAAACCACATTAATTTTAAACCATTAACGCCAACTGTAAATAATAAATCTGTTTCTGTTACTAGAACTATTCAAGATGATTTAGGAAATATTTGGATGCTGTGTTCAAATGGCATCCTTATATACGATGGCTACAATTACAAAACAATCACGAATAACACCATATTTAAAGGTTCATCAGACCGTGTGGTAAACGTTATTAAAGACCACAAAAATAATCTTTGGTTAACTTCAACCGAAGGAACCTTAGTTAAATTCGAGGCCGATAATGGCCAATTTAAAAAGGTCAATAATCTCATTAATAATAAAAAAGTTAAAGCCTTATACTCAAAAGGACAAAGCTTATGGTTTGCCACAAAAGAAGGAATCTTGTATCGACACAAAGATTCTAAAACTGACAGCATCACACAAATAACACATAATAATCTACCCGTTAACAATATAATAGGTATTGCAACCATAAACTCTTCTCACATTTACCTTAGTACAGACAATGGAAAAATTTTCAACTTCGATATTAACAAAAAAATATTAAGCGAGTTAATTGGAGAATTTACCGATTATCCAGGAATTATCGTATTGACTACAGATACAAATGATAGGCTTTGGATTGGCACCGAAACCTATGGCATCTTTGTTTACGATACCATAAAAAAGCAGTTTATTCAGAATGAATTGTTTGAAGGTGAAAAATACAACGTAAATAAAGAAATGTTCTTAACCCTTTATAACGATAGTGATGGTTATATCTGGGGCGGAACTGATGGTGGCGGTTTGTATAAAATCAACCCCTACACAGGTGATATCAATTTATTTTTTAAACAGGATGCTAACGAATTCTCTCTAGGCAGCAATACCATTTTAGATATTAACGAAGATAACCATAAAAACTTATGGATTTGTACCAACTACGGAAAACTCTCTGTGTTACCAAATGTTGACAACAATATTAATTATCATGAAGGATCGGCCAATCATACTCCTCAACGAATTTTAAGCATATACAAAAGCAGTAAAAATGATTTATGGATTGGTACTGATGGTTCCGGATTGACCAAGGTTACTTTTGATGCTTCAGGAAGAAGTAGAGAAAAACAATACTTTAACAACCTAGCGCTTAGTCGTGGATTTTATATTCAATCTATCACCGAGGACCAAAATCAAAACATCTGGTTTGGTACTTATCGTAACGGATTGTGGTTTCATGACACAAAACAAGACACATTCAAGAAAATAGACATCCTAAACAATAAAAATCAAGAAGCTACAGATGTAAGAACGGTTTATACAGACTTAAAAGGCCGCATTTGGGCAGGTTCTAACATTTCTGTCAACATTTATAGCTCAAACAAAGAACTACTAGCTTCATTTGAAAACAATACCAATGGTTTACAAGGAAGCATTACCGAAAGCATTATTGAAGACAACAGCGGAACCATATGGTTAGGGCTTTACGATGGTGGTTTGTTTAAATTCAATGAAAACCTTAAGAACCTGAAAGCTTCATCGTTCACCAACATTTCAAACATAAAAAAAACGAATTCAGGGGCCATCTCTTCTATAAAATCGATGACGATTGGAGCACCAGGAACACTTTGGCTTGTGAATCACCAAAGTAAGCTTGTTAAATTTAACATTAAAACCAATACATTTTCAACCATAGAAGATATTAATATCCCAAAAGATGTTAATCTGGCTGCCATTGTTAAAGAGGATAACGATAATTTATGGCTAAGTTCCAGTAATGGTATTTTTCATCTAAATACTATAACTTCAAATGTAAAATCGTATTATAGTTCTGATGGACTACAAGATAATATATTTCTATCTCGAAGCGCATTTAGAGACTCAAAAGGCATGCTTTATTTTGGTGGTAATAATGGACTAAATTATTTCTATCCGAATAAAATAAGTAAAAAAGAAAGTACTCCTCAACTCTACATCAACACGATAGAAATTCTGAATCAACCCATTGAACAACTACTACCTGAATTCGGAAATCTGGAAGCCTACAACACACAACCTTTGAAATTAAAATCTGATCAATCTTCATTTTCATTTAAATTCTCGGCAATTGACAATGTTCTGGATCCCAAATACCACTATGCTTACCGTTTAAAAAGTTTTAACGATAACTGGATTATCAGTGGTCAGGAACGTTTAGCAACCTATACCAATATTCCCTATGGCAATTATGTCTTTGAAGTCAAGGCTGGTACAAAAAAGGACAATTGGAATATTCCTCCAAAACAAATAGCCGTTAGTATTGCTCCTCCTCTCTGGCAAAGTTCGGCAGCATATATTATTTACTTCATTATTCTGTGTTTAGTTATTTACGCCTCAAGAAAATGGTATTTATTAAAGAACAAATTGCTGTTTGAAAAACTTAACCACAAGAAAGAGAATGAGCTTTACGACTTAAAAATGAACTTTTTCGCCAAGATGTCGCATGAAATTCAAACACCAATTACTCTAATTTTAGGGCCTTTAGACGACATGCTGAAACGCTCGCAAGAGAATGGCAACATGCTTCTTAATCAGCGATTAAAAATCATTGAAAATAATAGTAAACGTCTCTCTAAAATAGCCAGAGAACTGACCTTAATTCGTAACAAGGAATTAAATGAACTTAAGCTTTTAGCAACCAAAAACAACCTTTATAATCATATCGATGAAATTGCGGTTTCATTTAAAGAACTTGCCAGAAAGAAACGCATCGATTTCGCCATTAACTGTCCTAAAAATTTGCATTCGGCATGGTATGATAAAGAAAAAATAGAACATGTTATCTACAACTTACTATCAAATGCATTTAAATTCACCCCTAAAGAAGGTAACGTGCTACTAAATGTAATCCCCTTTGATTCAAAAAAACAAATTAAAGTATCAGTATCCGACACCGGATCGGGAATTCCTAAAGATGAACTTGAACTTACTTTCAATTTATTTTACCAATCCAACACCAGCAAGAAAAATAAAGGTTCTGGTATTGGTCTGGCCTTAACAAAGGAATTGATCGATTTACACAAAGGTCACATAGAAGTTGAATCTTCAGAAGTTGAAGGCACTATTTTTACCTTCACTATTCCTATTGTTAAAGACGCTTACAGAGAATCTGAACTTATTGTTACCGACGATTCAAATGATGTTATTTACGAAGAATCTGAAGAAGAAACTTCAACTCCAACTGAAAAGACAGAAAAAGACCTTTCTAAAAAGACCATCTTAATTGTTGAAGATAATTACGATCTTCAATCCTTTTTAAAAGAACTATTGGTTAACGATTACAATATTCTTCTGGCTGAAAACGGAGCTGAAGGTTACCACTACGCTAAAAGTAATTTTCCTGACTTAATTTTATCAGATATCATGATGCCCAAAATGGATGGTATCGAAATGTGTCTGCTGCTACAGGAAGACTCGCTTACAAAACACATTCCTGTAATTATGCTTACCGCAAAAAACTCGACAAATTCTAAAATATCAGGACTTAAATCCGGTGCTATCGAATACATCAACAAACCATTCAATACCAATGAATTACTCCTAAAGGTTAAAAATATCATTTCTTCCAAAGAACATATTATCTCAAAATACAGAAAAGAAATTATTAGTAGTCCTGAAATTGAAGTTGAAAAAACTCAGGATGAAATTTTCCTTGAAAATATGACATCCATAATTAATGCTAAACTGAATGACGACGGTTTCAAAATTGAAGATTTAGCAGAATCGTTAAACATGAGTTACTCTAGTTTATACCGAAAATGTCAGGCATTAACCGGAAAAAACCTTGTCGATTACATTAGGCTTATTCGACTAAAACGTGCTGCGGTGCTCATCACGAAATTTGGATATACAATTTCTGAGGCCGCCTTTGCAGTTGGCTTTAACGACCCCAAATACTTTTCAAAGTGTTTTAAAAAACAATATGACAGAAGTCCGAAAGAATTTGGAAAAGAAGCTTCTAAAATTGGTATAGATAATTACCTTAAAGCACATAACCTGGAACAATTTAGCAACAGTGTTAATTAA